In Cryptomeria japonica chromosome 10, Sugi_1.0, whole genome shotgun sequence, a genomic segment contains:
- the LOC131858832 gene encoding F-box/kelch-repeat protein At3g61590-like, with the protein MRTITDNFRDADLECGRSYNPRYRNTMRIWNADIFAELDAHMDEDLKCGLQIGKSSRLWRNMISKSCTNLPFSELLKEWDTIEDNNNNNNNPDLDHDATEEILRRHPMPSLMRAKSICKAWNTAISATNFNVNNEGDNFLTQQTYQGIAFFCVPLNMWFQIPLPWNKITWNHQNGCAFHLCAAAAGLFLLNHLSGESVIYNVLTKKRRFLPPDPVWTHRCAVELMVHTDHFEIFTLNIYDIALLYDSSTDQWKDIRTDFIIDEIHEHHWTCTLHKGIAYFTCNFGRHLVCYDFGSREFQLKEIEGGLPPKIDSDDFHNNSYTSLPCLVSCKGKLLLVGRLAKEAGDGGSIWGGIPFIKHCSVGIWVLENNER; encoded by the exons ATGCGGACGATTACAGATAATTTCAGAGATGCGGATTTGGAATGCGGACGATCATATAATCCCAGATACAGAAACACGATGCGGATTTGGAATGCGGATATATTTGCGGAACTAGATGCCCACATGGATGAGGACTTGAAATGCGGACTTCAAATCGGGAAATCCAGCCGTCTCTGGCGCAATATGATTTCTAAGTCCTGCACAAATCTTCCATTTTCAGAATTACTAAAG GAATGGGATACAATTGaggacaataataataataataataatcccgATCTCGATCATGACGCAACGGAGGAGATTTTGCGAAGACATCCTATGCCCTCATTGATGAGAGCCAAAAGCATTTGTAAAGCTTGGAATACGGCAATATCGGCCACCAATTTCAATGTGAATAACGAGGGAGACAATTTTTTGACCCAGCAGACCTACCAAGGAATCGCCTTCTTCTGTGTACCTCTCAACATGTGGTTTCAAATCCCTTTGCCGTGGAATAAAATTACATGGAACCACCAGAATGGCTGCGCGTTTCATCTGTGTGCTGCAGCGGCAGGGCTTTTTCTCTTAAATCATTTGTCTGGTGAGTCTGTCATATATAACGTTCTAACTAAAAAGCGCAGATTCTTGCCTCCTGATCCGGTATGGACGCACCGATGTGCCGTGGAACTGATGGTCCATACAGATCACTTTGAAATTTTTACTTTGAATATCTACGATATAGCTCTGCTCTATGATTCAAGTACAGATCAGTGGAAGGATATCAGGACCGATTTTATCATCGATGAGATACACGAGCATCATTGGACTTGCACACTACACAAGGGCATAGCCTACTTTACATGTAACTTTGGTCGTCATTTGGTTTGCTATGACTTTGGCAGCAGAGAGTTTCAGTTGAAGGAGATCGAAGGAGGGTTGCCTCCAAAAATTGATAGTGATGACTTTCATAACAATTCCTACACCTCTCTGCCTTGCTTAGTGTCGTGCAAAGGGAAACTGCTTTTGGTGGGGAGGTTAGCGAAGGAGGCCGGGGATGGAGGGTCCATATGGGGTGGTATCCCTTTCATCAAGCACTGTTCGGTGGGGATATGGGTGTTGGAGAATAATGAGAGATAA